The following are encoded in a window of Vespa crabro chromosome 2, iyVesCrab1.2, whole genome shotgun sequence genomic DNA:
- the LOC124421588 gene encoding methyl-CpG-binding domain protein 2 isoform X2, whose amino-acid sequence MNMSVEKKKYPSALPTNWSTREETARKSQNQLTSTGKVDVYYYSRGVRNDASLVPPIRQTASIFKQPVTIYKTQEGKVKDLKHGNQEKPKQLFWEKRLEGLRACDPDGYEFDAMDLPKSLRPVGPYITEETLLQSVATALHVSSQPVTGQTGSKTALEKNPGVFLNPDQPLVQAVSIADEDIKRQEDRVALARKKLQEALRGMPT is encoded by the exons ATGAATATGTCtgtggagaaaaagaaatatccttCGGCATTACCAACGAATTGGTCAACGAGGGAGGAAACAGCTAGGAAAAGTCAAAATCAATTAACGTCTACGGGAAAGGTTGATGTTTATTATTACAG CCGTGGTGTAAGAAACGACGCATCATTGGTACCACCTATAAGGCAAACGGCTTCCATATTTAAACAGCCGGTTACTATATACAAAACGCAAGAGGGAAAAGTAAAGGATTTAAAGCATGGTAATCAAGAGAAACCAAAACAG CTTTTTTGGGAAAAACGTTTAGAGGGCCTAAGAGCATGCGACCCAGATGGATACGAATTTGATGCAATGGATCTACCAAAGTCTCTAAGGCCCGTTGGACCTTACATAACCGAAGAAACATTGTTGCAAAGTGTGGCAACGGCTCTTCACGTATCCTCACAACCGGTTACGGGTCAAACGGGATCTAAAACGGCATTGGAAAAAAATCCTGGTGTATTTCTTAATCCCGATCAACCCCTCGTACAG GCTGTTTCTATAGCGGATGAAGACATCAAACGACAAGAAGATCGCGTAGCGCTagcgagaaaaaaattacaagaagCCTTACGAGGGATGCCTACGTAA
- the LOC124421588 gene encoding methyl-CpG-binding domain protein 3 isoform X1 gives MNMSVEKKKYPSALPTNWSTREETARKSQNQLTSTGKVDVYYYSRGVRNDASLVPPIRQTASIFKQPVTIYKTQEGKVKDLKHGNQEKPKQEGADKADGKYGSQDKPKQLFWEKRLEGLRACDPDGYEFDAMDLPKSLRPVGPYITEETLLQSVATALHVSSQPVTGQTGSKTALEKNPGVFLNPDQPLVQAVSIADEDIKRQEDRVALARKKLQEALRGMPT, from the exons ATGAATATGTCtgtggagaaaaagaaatatccttCGGCATTACCAACGAATTGGTCAACGAGGGAGGAAACAGCTAGGAAAAGTCAAAATCAATTAACGTCTACGGGAAAGGTTGATGTTTATTATTACAG CCGTGGTGTAAGAAACGACGCATCATTGGTACCACCTATAAGGCAAACGGCTTCCATATTTAAACAGCCGGTTACTATATACAAAACGCAAGAGGGAAAAGTAAAGGATTTAAAGCATGGTAATCAAGAGAAACCAAAACAG GAAGGAGCCGATAAAGCTGATGGCAAATACGGCTCCCAAGATAAGCCTAAGCAG CTTTTTTGGGAAAAACGTTTAGAGGGCCTAAGAGCATGCGACCCAGATGGATACGAATTTGATGCAATGGATCTACCAAAGTCTCTAAGGCCCGTTGGACCTTACATAACCGAAGAAACATTGTTGCAAAGTGTGGCAACGGCTCTTCACGTATCCTCACAACCGGTTACGGGTCAAACGGGATCTAAAACGGCATTGGAAAAAAATCCTGGTGTATTTCTTAATCCCGATCAACCCCTCGTACAG GCTGTTTCTATAGCGGATGAAGACATCAAACGACAAGAAGATCGCGTAGCGCTagcgagaaaaaaattacaagaagCCTTACGAGGGATGCCTACGTAA